In the genome of Xenopus laevis strain J_2021 chromosome 1S, Xenopus_laevis_v10.1, whole genome shotgun sequence, one region contains:
- the LOC108706763 gene encoding prostate androgen-regulated mucin-like protein 1 homolog isoform X2 has translation MLSTSRKKGLCEPTKNNTTYTETGPTTDDSIYTTLSQMSIASTVATSIVAYSTEMATSLTSEEHSTSKPVVTTTPTSNTTLLLANSTVKETTLSETTSADTSTNSTGKTDLSVPMLSTTSPMTPSAAPNITDTAPSTNLSTVSSSNSTDNVTGSELTSAPTASDLNPSTMDVTSSITEVTKVTQNPSETSSTVDTKETTIHQIASEATKSPFTISTSQKSTSKKVTATSEATTDVGIGEPRALSSGSVAAITIIVILVVLMVFGGAAFWKIRHSSYGRLLEDQDYGSLGNYNNPLYDDS, from the exons ATGCTATCTACATCACGTAAAAAAG GCCTATGTGAACCTACTAAAAATAATACAACATATACTGAAACCGGTCCAACCACAGATGACTCTATATATACTACTCTTTCCCAAATGTCCATTGCATCAACTGTTGCAACATCCATTGTCGCATACTCCACTGAAATGGCTACGTCACTTACATCAGAAGAGCACTCTACAAGTAAACCAGTAGTTACCACCACACCTACAAGCAATACAACTCTTTTATTAGCCAATTCTACTGTCAAAGAAACTACATTATCAGAAACTACTTCAGCAGATACATCTACAAATTCAACAGGGAAAACAGACCTTTCAGTGCCAATGTTAAGTACAACATCGCCAATGACGCCAAGTGCTGCACCAAACATCACAGACACAGCCCCAAGTACAAATCTCTCTACGGTATCTTCTTCCAATTCAACAGATAATGTAACTGGAAGTGAACTGACATCAGCCCCTACAGCATCAGACTTAAATCCATCAACAATGGATGTTACCTCTTCTATTACAGAGGTAACTAAAGTAACCCAAAATCCATCTGAAACCAGTAGTACTGTTGATACTAAAGAGACAACTATACATCAAATAGCTAGTGAAGCAACAAAATCACCATTCACTATAAGCACAAGCCAAAAGTCAACATCCAAGAAAGTTACTGCTACAAGTGAGGCAACTACTGATGTTGGCATCGGAGAACCAAGAGCTTTGAGTTCAG GAAGTGTTGCTGCCATCACAATAATTGTAATTTTAGTAGTATTAATGGTGTTTGGAGGAGCAGCCTTCTGGAAAATCAG